The Clostridium sporogenes genome contains a region encoding:
- the leuS gene encoding leucine--tRNA ligase produces MGNYSTKIDKKWQKKWEENSLYKFDNKNLDKKLYVLEMFSYPSGSKLHAGHWFNYGPVDSWARFKRMQGYNVFQPMGFDAFGLPAENYAIKTGIHPKDSTFKNIETMEKQLKAMGAMFNWENEVITCSPDYYKWTQWVFLKLYEKGLAYKKKAPVNWCPSCNTVLANEQVLDGKCERCDSNVDKKNLEQWFLKITDYADELLEKLDKLDWPEKTKAMQKHWIGKSVGAEVTFNVADSDLSFNVFTTRVDTLFGVTYVVLAPENDLVDKLTTEENKAAVEAYKEQAKNQSDIERQSITREKTGVFSGSYAINPINGKKVPIWIGDYVLNTYGTGCVMAVPAHDERDFAFATKYVLPIERVIEGGNSLPYTEYGKMVNSGEFDGLSGDKAKESVIAKLESMNLGKKKVNYRLRDWLISRQRYWGAPIPIVYCEKCGTVAVPEEQLPVELPYDVEFSPDGKSPLSKCDDFIHTTCPKCSGPARREADTLDTFVCSSWYYLRYPDNKNSDAAFDPELINKMLPVDKYVGGPEHACMHLLYARFITKALRDMGYLNFDEPFLSLTHQGLILGPDGLKMSKSKGNTISPDDYIKEFGSDVFRMYLMFGFDYTEGGAWSDDAIKSIGRFVDRVERILENAREEIKNSKNNKSTMDKDEKELNYVRHHSIKSITEDIDKMQFNTSIARLMEFTNALSKYLGNDTFKNASFLKESIIDFIILLAPFAPHFAEEQWELIGINSSVFNEKWPEFNPKALIKDVVEIAIQLNGKIRAKINISTSSSEDEIKEAALNNEDIKNSIGDKEIKKVIVIKNRLVNIVAK; encoded by the coding sequence ATGGGAAACTATAGTACTAAAATCGATAAAAAATGGCAAAAAAAATGGGAAGAGAACTCTTTATACAAATTTGATAATAAAAATTTAGATAAAAAATTATATGTACTTGAAATGTTTTCTTATCCATCAGGAAGTAAATTGCATGCTGGTCACTGGTTTAACTATGGTCCTGTGGATTCTTGGGCAAGATTTAAAAGAATGCAAGGATATAATGTTTTTCAACCTATGGGCTTTGACGCTTTTGGTCTTCCGGCTGAAAACTATGCAATAAAAACAGGTATACATCCAAAAGACTCTACCTTTAAAAATATTGAAACTATGGAAAAACAATTAAAAGCTATGGGTGCTATGTTTAATTGGGAAAATGAAGTTATCACTTGTTCACCAGACTACTATAAATGGACTCAATGGGTATTCTTAAAACTTTACGAAAAAGGTTTAGCTTATAAAAAGAAAGCACCCGTTAATTGGTGCCCAAGTTGTAATACTGTTCTTGCTAATGAACAGGTCTTAGATGGAAAATGCGAAAGATGTGATAGCAATGTTGATAAAAAAAATCTAGAACAATGGTTTTTAAAAATAACTGACTATGCTGATGAATTACTAGAAAAACTTGATAAACTAGATTGGCCTGAAAAAACTAAAGCTATGCAAAAACACTGGATTGGAAAATCTGTAGGTGCTGAAGTTACATTTAATGTAGCAGATTCAGATTTAAGCTTTAATGTATTTACTACAAGAGTTGATACTTTATTTGGAGTTACTTATGTAGTTTTAGCTCCAGAAAATGATTTAGTAGATAAACTAACTACAGAAGAAAATAAAGCTGCCGTTGAAGCATATAAAGAGCAGGCTAAAAACCAATCTGATATAGAAAGACAATCTATAACTAGAGAAAAAACTGGTGTGTTCTCAGGTTCTTATGCTATAAATCCTATAAACGGTAAAAAAGTACCTATATGGATAGGAGATTATGTACTAAATACCTATGGAACAGGTTGCGTAATGGCAGTTCCTGCTCATGATGAAAGAGATTTTGCTTTTGCTACTAAATATGTCCTTCCTATAGAAAGGGTTATAGAAGGTGGGAATTCTCTTCCTTATACAGAATACGGTAAAATGGTTAACAGTGGAGAATTCGATGGCTTATCTGGAGATAAAGCAAAAGAATCAGTAATTGCTAAATTAGAATCTATGAATCTTGGTAAAAAGAAAGTTAACTATAGATTAAGAGATTGGCTTATATCAAGACAAAGATATTGGGGCGCTCCTATACCTATAGTTTATTGTGAAAAATGTGGTACAGTAGCAGTTCCTGAAGAACAGCTTCCTGTAGAATTACCATATGATGTAGAATTTTCTCCAGATGGAAAATCACCTTTAAGTAAATGTGATGATTTTATACACACAACTTGTCCGAAATGTAGTGGTCCAGCTAGAAGAGAAGCAGATACATTAGATACTTTTGTATGTTCTTCTTGGTATTATTTAAGATATCCAGATAATAAGAACAGTGACGCTGCTTTTGATCCTGAATTAATAAATAAAATGCTTCCAGTTGATAAATATGTTGGTGGCCCTGAACATGCTTGCATGCATCTTTTATATGCTAGATTTATAACTAAAGCTTTAAGAGATATGGGATATCTAAACTTTGATGAACCGTTCTTATCTCTTACTCATCAAGGATTAATATTAGGTCCTGATGGTTTAAAAATGAGTAAATCAAAAGGAAATACTATATCTCCTGACGATTATATAAAGGAATTTGGGTCAGATGTATTTAGAATGTATTTAATGTTTGGATTTGATTATACAGAAGGTGGAGCTTGGAGTGACGATGCTATAAAATCCATAGGTAGATTCGTAGACAGAGTGGAAAGAATACTAGAAAATGCTAGAGAAGAAATAAAAAATTCTAAAAATAATAAGTCTACTATGGATAAAGATGAAAAAGAATTAAATTATGTAAGACATCATAGCATTAAATCTATAACTGAAGATATTGATAAAATGCAGTTTAATACTTCTATAGCAAGATTGATGGAATTTACAAATGCTCTATCTAAATATCTTGGTAATGATACTTTTAAAAATGCTTCATTCTTAAAAGAAAGTATAATTGATTTTATAATATTATTAGCACCTTTTGCTCCTCATTTTGCTGAAGAACAATGGGAGCTTATAGGTATTAATTCTTCTGTTTTCAATGAAAAATGGCCTGAATTTAACCCTAAAGCCTTAATAAAAGATGTAGTTGAAATAGCTATACAACTAAACGGTAAAATAAGAGCTAAAATAAATATATCTACTAGTTCATCAGAAGATGAAATAAAAGAAGCAGCATTAAATAATGAGGATATTAAAAATTCTATAGGTGATAAAGAAATTAAAAAAGTTATAGTAATAAAAAATAGATTAGTTAATATAGTTGCTAAATAA
- a CDS encoding rhodanese-like domain-containing protein, translated as MNYKIRNKFMFYSLFVILLTSILLIPLYSAKAYKNISPEEIKQITTTPYSTALIIDVRTPKEFSNGHIPKSLNIPMDSFKNIMLSKNIDKNTKIIIYCNTGVRAKNASNLLDKLGFTNVYVLDRLNSWTYPLEY; from the coding sequence TTGAATTATAAAATTAGAAATAAGTTTATGTTTTACTCTTTATTTGTAATATTACTAACGAGTATTTTATTAATACCTTTATACAGCGCTAAAGCTTATAAAAATATTTCTCCAGAAGAGATAAAACAAATAACAACAACTCCATATTCTACTGCCCTAATAATAGATGTTAGAACCCCTAAAGAATTTAGTAATGGTCATATACCTAAAAGCTTAAATATTCCAATGGATAGTTTTAAAAATATAATGTTATCTAAAAATATAGATAAAAACACTAAAATAATTATTTATTGCAATACTGGTGTAAGAGCTAAAAATGCCTCAAATTTATTAGATAAATTAGGATTTACTAATGTATATGTCCTAGACCGCTTAAACTCATGGACCTATCCTTTAGAATATTAA
- a CDS encoding DnaJ domain-containing protein has translation MNPYEILGINKNASKEEIQQAYRKLAKKYHPDQYGNNPLRDLAEQKMREINEAYDYLMKNNNSQSHNSNNYNGSSNSHSSNDYASIRADIDRGNISSAEQKLNSINVRNAEWYYLMGRVNYSKGWYDVAYNYFNNAYSLDPSNFEYRDALNKMSNNNNSYRKPYYSERRSDPDMCRICGTLYCMDCCCECCGGDFISCC, from the coding sequence TGAAATTTTAGGAATAAATAAAAATGCTTCTAAAGAAGAAATTCAACAAGCTTATAGAAAGCTAGCTAAAAAATATCATCCTGATCAATATGGTAATAACCCTCTTAGAGATTTAGCGGAGCAAAAAATGAGAGAAATTAATGAAGCCTATGATTATTTAATGAAAAATAATAATTCTCAAAGCCATAATTCAAATAATTATAATGGTAGCTCTAATAGTCATTCTTCTAATGACTATGCTTCTATAAGGGCTGATATAGATAGAGGGAATATATCTTCTGCAGAACAAAAGTTAAATAGTATAAATGTGAGAAATGCAGAATGGTACTATCTTATGGGACGTGTAAATTATTCTAAAGGATGGTATGATGTAGCCTATAATTATTTTAATAATGCCTACAGCTTAGATCCTTCAAATTTTGAGTATAGAGATGCCTTAAACAAAATGAGCAACAATAATAATTCTTATAGAAAACCTTATTATTCTGAAAGAAGAAGCGATCCTGATATGTGTAGAATTTGTGGTACTCTTTATTGTATGGATTGTTGTTGTGAATGTTGCGGAGGAGATTTTATTAGTTGTTGCTAA